CATGCGCGCGCCCGATACCGCCTCGTATACGTCGAACAGGTCTTCGCGGTCGCGGAAGGCATACAGGAACGGACCCATGGCACCGATGTCGAGCGCGTGCGCGCCCAGCCACATCAGGTGGTTCAGGATACGGGTGATCTCGTCGAACATGACGCGGATGTACTGCGCGCGCACCGGCGCTTCCACGCCCAGCAGCTTTTCGACGGCCAGCACATAGCCGTGCTCGTTGCACATCATCGACACGTAGTCGAGACGGTCCATGTAAGGCACCGACTGCAGGTAGGTACGGCTCTCGGCCAGCTTTTCGGTGCCGCGGTGCAGCAGGCCGATGTGGGGATCGGCGCGCTGGATCACTTCGCCGTCCAGCTCCAGCACCAGGCGCAGCACGCCGTGCGCTGCCGGGTGCTGTGGACCAAAGTTCAGGGTGTAATTCTTAAGCTCAGCCATTATTTCGTCCCGTAGGTTTCTTCGCGGATCACGCGCGGGATGTTCTCGCGCGGTTCGATCGTTACCGGTTGGTAGATCACGCGCTTTTGTTCAGGGTCGTAGCGCATCTCGACATAGCCGGTCACCGGGAAATCCTTGCGGAACGGGTGGCCAATGAAGCCATAGTCGGTCAGGATGCGGCGCAGGTCGCCATGGCCGTCGAACAGGATGCCGAACAGGTCGAAAGCTTCGCGCTCGTACCAGTTGGCGGCGCGCCAGATGCCGGTGACCGACTCGACCAGCGGCATGTCTTCGTCGGTGCAGAACACGCGCACGCGCACGCGCCAGTTGTGCTCGATCGACAGCAGGTGCGAGACAACCGCATAACGCGCGCCGTCCCAGGTGCCTTCGCCATACTGCGAATAGTCGACGCCGCACAGGTCGATCAATTGCTCGAAGCGCAGGGTCGGCGCGTCGCGCAGGGTCTGCATCGATGCAAGGTAGTCGGCGGCCTTGACCACCACAGTTACTTCGCCCAGCGCGGTATGAATGACAGCGCCCTCGCCCAGAGCATGTTTCAGGGCGAGTTCAAGGGTCTCGAGTTTAGTCGTCATGGTGATTCGCTGTTCTTCTTAGCGCGCGATGGTATTGGTGCGCTTGATCTTGTTCTGCAGCTGCATGATGCCGTACAGCAGGGCTTCCGCGGTTGGCGGGCAGCCCGGCACGTAGACGTCGACGGGGACGATGCGGTCGCAGCCACGCACTACCGAATACGAGTAGTGGTAATAGCCGCCGCCATTGGCGCAGGAACCCATCGAGATGACCCAGCGCGGCTCGGCCATCTGGTCGTACACCTTGCGCAGCGCGGGCGCCATCTTGTTGCACAGCGTACCGGCAACAATCATCACGTCCGACTGGCGCGGCGATGGGCGGAACACAATGCCGAAACGGTCGAGATCGTAGCGGGCTGCGCCCACATGCATCATCTCGACCGCGCAGCACGCCAGGCCGAACGTCATCGGGAACATCGACCCGGTGCGCGCCCAGTTGATCAGCTTGTCGGCTGTGGTGGTAATGAAACCTTCGTTTAATACGCCTTCAATTGCCATGGCTTATTCCCAATCAAGGGCACCTTTCTTCCAGATGTACCAGAAACCGACGACGAATTCGGCGATGAACACCATCATCGTGATGAAGCCGGTCCAGCCCAGTTCGCGCATCGAGACGCCCCATGGGAAGAAGAATGCCGTTTCCAGATCAAACAAAATAAACAGGATCGCGACCAGGTAATACCGGACGTCGAACTTCATGCGCGCGTCTTCGAAAGCCTCGAAGCCGCATTCATACGGGGACAGCTTGGCAGCATCCGGACGATGGGGCCCTAGCAGGCGACCAAGCACCTGCGGAGCGACGCCGACGCCGATGCCGACCAGGATAAAGAGAAGAACGGGGAAATAATTTTCGAGGTTCACGATGAAGCCTGTATTGAACGATCGGTTAATGAAACACTGCAGGGCTGCAGCGCCGAATCGTGCGGACCTGATGGCACAGCGTCCAGGTCACACGAATCGTAAAAAAAGCCAGCTCAGGCAGGAGAGCGTTTGCTCGTTGCGCCCTTGCTGGCTTCTTTGTATCTTGGTGCCGACGGCGAGACTCGAACTCGCACAGCTTGCGCCACTACCCCCTCAAGATAGCGTGTCTACCAATTTCACCACGTCGGCTGGAGACCAGTATTTTACCCTGCTTTAGCACTTCTTTTCAATGCACAAATTGCGCAATATCAAGAAATTTACGCATTTAGTGAACAATTTACTCGGTCAGTTGCGCTTGACCAGCAATCACCCACATCACAGCGTCGTGCCAGGCCGGGTTGCGCAGGAAACACCTCTTACTTCCTGCTGCGGCCACGGCGAGCCGCATTTTACCGCTAATTGCGAGCGGGCGCACGGCACCCGCTCGACGAACATCGGGACATTACTTGGTAGCCGGTGCCGGAGCCGTGGCTGGAGCGGCCGGAGCCGGCGCATCCTGGCCTGGCGCGGCCGGGATCGCGACACCCGGGGTTTGCGGGATATCGTTGGCTGGAACCACGGTGGTGGCGCCGGCATTCGGCCCGGCACCAGGAATGTCGTTCGGGATGCCGGCGGCCGGCGCCTTCGACGACGGCACGGTGACGCGCTCCATTACGCCGCCATCGGCGCCGGTGGCGGTACGGCCATTGCTGAAATACGCCAGCGCCAGGGTCGAGGCGAAGAAGATTGCGGCCGCGACAGCGGTCGACTTCGACAGGAAGTTCGACGAGCCCGACGCACCGAACAGACTACCCGAGGCGCCCGAGCCGAAGGCGGCGCCCATGTCGGCGCCCTTGCCATGCTGAACCAGCACCAGGCCAATGATCAGCAGGGCGGAAATGACCTGCACGACAATAACCAGATTAAACAGGGTGTTCATACCAATTCCATTTCCAAGTTAACGACGATTAAATGCTGTAATTCTGAGTTGCTGGCATGCAGGCGGCGCGGCGCTTACGGCGCGGCGCGAATGATCGCGAGGAAGTCCGCCGCTTTCAGTGCCGCCCCACCGATCAGACCGCCGTCGATGTCCGGCTGCGCCATCAGGTCCGCCGCATTATCCGGCTTCATGCTGCCGCCGTACAGCACCAATACGTCTTCGGCTGCTTCGGCGTTGCATGCACGCAGCTTTTGGCGTAGCGCCGCATGCACTTCCTGGGCCATTTCAGGGGTGGCGGTCTTGCCGGTACCGATTGCCCACACCGGCTCGTAGGCGACGACGATGCTGGCCACGGCGTCCGGGCCGATGCGCTCGAGCACGGCGCCGAGCTGGGCACCCACCACTTCCATCGTCTGGCCCGCTTCGCGCTGTTCGAGCGTTTCGCCGACGCAAACGATCGGAGTCATCCCCGCCTTCAAGACTGCCTCGGCCTTCTTTGCCACCAGCTCACTCGACTCGCCATGGTAGGCGCGCCGTTCGGAATGACCGAGGATGACGTAGCGGCAACCGAACTCTTCCAGCATCGATGCGCAGACCTCGCCGGTGTAGGCACCGCTGGGCTGGCACGAGACATCCTGCGCGCCCCAGGCCAGTGCGCTGCCTTGCAGCAGGTCCTGGCATTGGTACAGGTAAGGTGCCGGCACGCACACGGCAGCGGCTGCCCTGGCGTCAAGCAGTCCATCGAGAATACCAGTCAGGAGCGTGGCGTTGGCCGCGCGGCTGCCGTTCATCTTCCAGTTACCTACGACGAGTTTGGAACGCATACGAGTCCATTTTATCGAGTTCATTTCGAGTAACCCGCTATTCTAGCGGTCGACTATGTGGCAGTCAAACAATGGCTGAGCTTCTTTTGCGCCGCTGTCAAGCTGCCACTTCCCTTGTTAATTCAATCCCTTAGAGCACCTCGAGCACGATTTTGCCGATGTGGGTGCTCGACTCCATCAGCGCATGCGCCTCGCTCGCCTGCCCCAGCGGGAAACTGCGGTAGATCACCGGCTTGAGTTTGCCCTGCGCGAACAGCGGCCAGGCCTGCGCCCGCAGCTTGCGCGCGATCTCGCCCTTGAACGCGACCGGGCGCGGACGCAGGGTCGACCCGCTGATATGCAGGCGGCGGCGCAGCACCTGCCCCAGGTCGATCTCGGCCTTGGCCCCGCCCAGCAGCGCGATCAGGGCAATGCGGCCGTCGTCGGCCAGGCAATCGATCTCGCGCGCCAGGTAGTCGCCGGCAACCATATCCAGGATCACATCGACGCCCTTGCCGCCGGTAAGTTCCTTGACGACCGCCGCAAAGTCTTCGGTGCGGTAATTGATGCCGCGCTCGGCGCCGAGCGCCTCGCAGGCGCGGCATTTTTCATCGGAACCGGCGGTGGCGAACACGCGGTGGCCCAGCGCAGTGGCAAGCTGGATCGCGGTGACGCCGATGCCCGAGCTGCCGCCCTGTACCAGCAGGGTCTCGCCCGGCGCCAGCTGGGCGCGGTCGAAAACATTGGTCCAGACGGTAAAAAAGGTCTCGGGCAGCGAAGCCGCCTCGAGCGCCGTCAGGCCCTCCGGGATCGGCAGGCATTGCTCTGCCGGGGCACTGCAGTATTCGGCATACCCGCCGCCCTGCACCAGCGCGCAGACCATGTCGCCCAGCTTGAAGCCGGCACTGGCATAGTCGCCGTCGACGATCTCGCCAGCTACTTCCAGGCCCGGCAGGTCGGAGGCGCCGGGCGGCACCGGATACTTGCCCAGTCGTTGCAGCACATCGGGGCGGTTGATGCCGGCCGCATGCACCTTGATCAGCACTTCGCCGGCCTTCAATACCGGCATTGGCCGTTCGCACAGTTGCAGGACGTCCGGTGCGCCCGGCTGGGTGATCTCGATGGCGCGCATGGCGGCTCCCCTGTTAGAAAAACTGCAATTGTACGGGAGCGGAAAAAATCATGCGCTGGGGCGCGCGGATAGGCGCCCCGATACCGTTGAATGGCAAGTTTCGGGCGTGCAAGAAAAAAAGGGCACCGGCATGCGCCGGCACCCTTTCTCGGCGGCAGCAGTTCGCTGGCGCCGTGTTGAAGCACACCCTCACTTATACGGTCGGCGGATCGGTCTCCCGTGCAAACGCGCGGTGCCCTGCAAGTGCCTCCTTGAATGCGTCGAGCGCGGCGTCGGCCTTGGCGGCGTCGCCAATGATCAGGCCAGGATCGTCCGAGCCATCGGGCAGCGCCTTTGGCACCATGGCCTTGTCGAGCAGGTTTTCACCGGCGCCCAGCACCATGATCGGCTTGCAGTGGCGGTACTGCTCGCGCACGAAGTCGATCGCGTGGGCGTTGCGGGCCAGCGCCTCGACCGCCTTGGCGCCGTCCGGCACGATCAAGGCGTCGTACAGCACCGACGGCCCGGCCTCGAGCGAGACCTCGACGTCCAGCGCCGATCCATCGGCGGCCTTGACCTTGCCCAGCATATTGCCGACCAGGCGCGGTACCGCGCCATCCATCACCAGGCTGGCGTACAGCGATTGCACTTGTGCCCCGTCCACGCCCGGCGCCACGAAGATCGCGACGCGGCGGGTGCGCACGCCGGTAATGCCGGCGCGGCTCAATAGCGACAGCGACGGCGACGGCGGGTAGCTTGGCATCTCGGCGTCGGTCGCCAGCGGCAGCGGATCGGGAACTTCCAGGCCCAGGCCCTCGGCCACTTTTGCCACCAGGGCGTCATCGACATTGGCCAGCATGGCCAGCATGCGCACCCGGATCGCCACCGTCTGCACCCGCGTCAGTTCAAAGCGGAAGGCATTGGCGATATGGGCCTGCTCGGCAGGGCTCTGGCTGGCATAGAACAGGCGCGCCTGCGAGTAATGGTCGGCGAATAGTTCTGGATTGCCGCGCACCTTGTCTTCGGCCACGCGTTCCGGGAAGCTGGTGAAGCCCTTGCTGCCAGCCTGGAACGGGCAGCCACCCGCCAGCGAATTGGGCTCGTAGGCGACGCGGCCGCGGTGGATCGCCTGGCGGTGCATGCCATCGCGCTGGTTGTTCTGGACTTGCACGATCGGCGCGTTGATCGGGATCTCGTGGAAGTTCGGCCCACCCAGGCGCGAGAGCTGGGTGTCGAGATAGGAATGGATGCGGCCCTGCAGCAGCGGATCGTTCGAGAAATCGATGCCAGGAATGATGTGGGCCGTGCAGTAGGCCACCTGCTCGGTCTCGGCAAAGAAATTGTCCGGATTGCGGTCGAGTACCATGCGGCCGACCTTCTGCACCGGCACCAGTTCTTCGGGAACCAGCTTGGTGGGATCGAGGATGTCGAAGCCGAACGACTGCGATTGTTCTTCGCTAAAGATCTGCAGCCCCAGTTCCCACTCGGGGAAATTGCCGGCCTCGATCGCTTCCCACAGGTCGCGGCGATGGAAATCGGCGTCGGCACCCGAAATCTTGACCGCTTCGTCCCAGACCAGCGAATGGGTGCCCTGCATCGGGGTCCAGTGGAATTTGCAGAACTGCGATTCGCCCTGCGCATTGATCAGGCGGAAGGTGTGCACGCCGAAGCCCTGCATGGTGCGGTAGCTGCGCGGGATCGCGCGGTCCGACATCACCCACATCAGCATGTGCGCGATCTCGGGCGAGAGCGAAGCGAAGTCCCAGAAGGTGTCGTGGGCGCTGGCGGCCTGCGGCATGCCGTGGTGCGGCTCCGGCTTGACGGCGTGTACCAGGTCCGGGAATTTCATCGCGTCCTGGATGAAGAACACAGGCATGTTGTTGCCCACCAGGTCCCAGTTGCCTTCGTCGGTATAGAACTTGACCGCGAAGCCGCGCACGTCGCGCGCCAGGTCGGTCGAGCCGCGTTCGCCGGCCACGGTCGAAAAGCGCACGAAGACCGGGGTGCGCTTGCCCTTGGCCTTGAACGGCGCGGCGCGCGTCACCGCCGACAGGTCTTCGTAGGCCTCGAAGAAGCCGTGCGCGGCCGAGCCGCGCGCATGCACTACCCGCTCCGGAATGCGCTCATGGTCGAAATGGGTGATTTTTTCGCGCAGGATGAAGTCTTCCATTGCGGTCGGGCCGCGCAGGCCGATCTTCAGTGAATGCTGGTTGTCGGCTACCGGCACGCCCTGGTTGGTGGTCAGGTGGCGCTCGCTGGCGTCCACGCGCACCCGATCCAAGGGGTCGTTGCCCGGATTGCTGCCTTGCGGCGGCTGGCCGCTGCCGACCTTGTCGGACTGGACAATCTCGCTGCTGGTACTGCCGGTAGCGCTTGGGGTCGACGGCTTGGCCGTGGCGCCCGATTGCGGGGTACGCGCGGCATCGCCATATTCGCCAGGCTTGTTCGGATTGAAGGGCATGTCTGCGGACAGCTCCTGGCCAGCCGCGGTCTTCTCGAGCAGGCGCTGGGCGACCGGGTCGTTCGAGCCCAGCGTGGTGGGCGGCGTCGGATCCGACGGCCCCCCCATGCTGCTCAGGATCGATCCTGCGCCCGCCGTCGAGCCTGGGGCTTTCTTGCTTTTAGCCATACTGTGCCTCGCTATTGTCGTTGTGTGAAGTAACCAACGAACAACATAGCCGTTTCGGCCACGCGAGAACTGTTGGGTATCTAACCGTCCGGCACAGACCGCTTAAGTTTATTGCTATGAGCCCGATAGCATTTCGCTATGAGGCGCCCGAGGCGCTGCGCCATTGCCTTGTCCGAGTCAAGAAGACAAGGGCATGCGGGCTTCGCGCGCATCGAACAGCGGCGTCAAGCCCTGGTCCACTGCGTGCAGGGCCTGCTGCGCCATTGCATACGCGCCGCCATACGATTTCGCGGCTGCGATGAAGCGGCCGTTGTGGCAGAACTTGGCATCCGGCACGCCGGTCACGGCCGCCAGCTCGTCGTCGCGCAAGCCGGCCCATGGCGCCGGCAGGTCGGCGCGGGCGTCGAAGGTGTCGGTGGTGGCCGGAACCGTGTGCAGCATGTAGCGGTCTTCAGACAGGCTATGGCTGAGCACGAACAGGACTTTCGGCATTTCCTTGCGCACCACCGAGCTCCATGGCAGCGCGGCATTCTTCAAGAACAGCAGGCGGCCGTCTTCCATCGCTTCGGACTGGCGCACCTGGGCCAGCGCCAGCATGGCACCGACCCGGTATTTCACGGCATTGGTCATTACATCGGTCAAGAAGGCCATGGCCTTGCGGAACTGGGCCAGGCGGTAGGCTTCCGCTTCCAGTCCATAGCCCAGACGCTGCTCGTCCATCCAGTTCGGGTTGTAGCCCGACACTACCGCCGACATGCCGTAGCCGCCCGGGGCGTTGCGCGCGGCGCCGACGTCGGACAAATCGAGGTATTGCACGATGTCGTTGTCGATCGCGTGGGCCAGCTGCTGGGCGGCATCGGCATCCATCTGGTGCCCGGCGTGGGCCGCGGCCAGCGCGGCCACGCAGCGCGCGCCGTATTCGCGCCAGACCAGCCCGGCGCTGGCATAGGGCACGCCGCTGGCGCGCGCGCCCTCGAAGCCTTTCTGGTGGTGGTCGAAGCGGCCGCGGGCCGGATCCCAGGTGCCGCCGACATCGACCACGAAATCGGCTGCGTCGATGATGGCACTGTCGCGGGTGCGGACGATGTCGGCCTCGGGGAACAGGATATGCAGGGCGGCCACCGCCCATGCGTCGTCCGCGTGGAACTTGCCGTTGTGGGTCACGATGACCATGGATGACTCCGGATGCTGTAATCAAGGGGCTGGATCATACCGCCTTCGCGCCAAAGCGTTGCGCATGCGTGTACAAAACGTGGCGCCCTCCCCGCACGAAGCCGGCCAGGCTCAAGCCCGCTTGCTCGGCCAGCTTCACCGCCAGCGCGGTTGGCGCGGAGATGGCGGCCAGTACCGGAAAGCCGGCGCGCGCCGCTTTCTGCACCATCTCGAAGCTGGCGCGGCTGGTGACCACCGCGAAGCCGTCCGAGCGGTCCTGCCCGGCGGCGGCCAGTGCCCCCACCAGCTTGTCGAGCGCGTTGTGCCGCCCCACGTCTTCGCGCACGCACAGCAGCGTGCCGTCGCGGCTGGCCCAGCCGGCGGCGTGCACGGCGCCGGTCGCATGGTGCAAGCGCTGGCGCGCCGCCATGGCCGCCATGGCGCGGTGCAGTGCCGCATGCTCGAAGGCGCACGACAGGGCGGACGACGGGGCCGGACACTGCGGCGGATCGAGCGCTTCGTCGTCAAACCAGGCCAGGCTCTCGACCCCGCACAGGCCGCAGCCGGTCTTGCCCAGCCGGGCGCGGCGGCTGTGCTTCAGGCGCGCCAGGGCCCCTGCCGCAATGCGCATCTCGATCGCGATCCCGCTGCAGGTGGGCTCGACCTCGATGTCGTAGATGTCGCGCGCATGGCGCACGATGCGCTCGCCAAGCGAAAAGCCGAGGGCGAAATCCTCCAGGTCTTGCGGCGAGGCCAGCATCACCGCATGGCTGATGCCGTTATAGCTCAGCGCTACCGGCACTTCGTCGGCCACGACCTCGTCGCTGGCATCGAGCCGGCCATCGCTCCAGCAATTGGCCGGCAGCCGCGACGCGCCTTCGGGCGTGAAGCAAGCATCGCCCGGGTTCATGCCGGCCTCCCGCCGCGCTCGAGAATGACATCGATCGCCTTGGCCGCCGGCACCTTGCTTTCCTTCGCATGGTGCCACAGCGGAATCAAGCCATTAAGTTCGGGAAAGTAACCAGCAATGCAGCCTGGCGGCACGTCGTAGGGCACGATCGCCAGGCCGTCAACGCGGCGCTCGACGCCGTCGCTGGCGGCGCTACGCAGCGCCACCAGCTCGCCCTGCGCCAGCGCGTGCCTGGCCATGTCGGCGCGCGACATGAACAGCACCATGCGGCTGCCGTAGACGCCGCGGAAGCGGTCGTCGTGACTGTAGACCGTGGTGTTGAACTGGCCATCGCTGCGCACCGTAAACAGGCGCAGCGTCGCCGGGCTGCCGGCCAGGTCGGGATTGCCCTGCAAGCTTTCGGGCACCGTGAAAACCGCCTTGCCGCTGTCGGTGTTCCAGACCCGGCTGGAGGCGGCTATCGGCTTGCGAAAGCCCCCGGGAGTCCACATGCGCGCGTTAAAGTCGTGGAAGATCTCCGGATAGGTCTCGGCGATGGCCTCGCGCACCGTGCCGTAATCGGCCACCCAGCGGTCCCAGTCAACGCGCGGGTTGGGCGCGAGCGTGGCCTTGGCGATGCCGGCCACGATGGCCGGCTCCGAGCGCAGCGTCGATGCCACTGGCTCGGCCATGCCGCGCGAGCCATGCATGCAGGCAGTGCTGTCCTCGACCGTCACGTCCTGCGGCCCGCCAGCCTGGCGGTCGATCTCGATCCGGCCCAGGCAGGGCAGGATATAGGAAGCCTTGCCGTGGATGACGTGGTTGCGGTTGAGCTTGGTGGCGATCTGCACCGTGAGCGGCAGCGCGCGCCAGGCCGCTTCCATCAGGCCGCGCTCGGGCACCGCGCGCACGAAGTTCCCGCCCAGGCCAATGAATGCCTGCACCCTTCCTGCCAGGATGCCTTCGCAGGCCTCGACCGTATTCATGCCGGCCTCGCGCGGGGGCTCGAAGCCGTATTGCTGCTTGAGCTTGTCGAGCGGGGCCAGTTCGGGCTTTTCGGTGATGCCGACCGTGCGCTGGCCCTGCACGTTCGAGTGGCCGCGCACCGGACAGACGCCGGCGCCGGGCTTGCCGATATTGCCGCGCAAGAGCAGCAGGTTGACGATCATCGTGACGTTCTGCACGCCGTTGCGGTGCTGGGTCAGGCCCATGCCATACACCGCCATTACGGCCTTTGCTGCGCAGTACACGGCGGCCGCGCTTTCCAGATCGTTGCGCAACAAGCCCGATTCGCGCTCGATGTCCTGCCACTGGCAGGCCCGCACCGCCGCTTCGAAGTTGTCGAAGCCATCGGTATGCTCTTGCAGAAAAGCGCTATCGAGCACGCGCTGGCCAGCGCCGCGCGCCGCGTCGTCCAGCGCGAAGATCGCCTTGCACAGGCCCATGATGGCGGCCGTGTCCCCGCCCGGCTTGACCTGGTGGTACTGGGTGCTGATCGCGGTTTCTTTCCCGGTCAGCATCTCGAGCGGCGACTGCGGGTTGGTGAAGCTGACCAGGCCGCGTTCGCGTAGCGGATTGAACGTAATGATCGGCACCCCGCGCTTGCGCGCCGCCTGCAGCTGGTGCAGCATGCGCGGGCTGTTCACGCCGACGTTCTGCCCGAAGAAAAAGATGCAGTCGGTCTGCTCAAAGTCGTCCAGCACCACGGTGCCGACCGGCACGCCGATGGTCTTCTGCAATCCGACCGACGTGCTTTCGTGGCACATATTGGAGCTGTCCGGCAGGTTGTTGTTGCCATACATCCGGGCAAACAGGCTGTACATATACGAAGTCTCGAGCGACGCCCGGCCCGAGCTGTAGAACACGACCTGCTTGCGCTCGAGGCCGCGCAAGGCCGCGCCGATTTCGGCAAACGCGCTCTCCCACGCGATCTGTTGGTATCTGTCGGTCTGCGCGTCGTAGCGCAGCGGCACCGTCAGCCTGCCCTGGTCTTCCAGGCGGTGGTCGTCCCACGATTCCAGTTCGGTCACCGTATGGCGCTCGAAGAAGTCGGCGTCAATGGTCTTGCTGGTGGTCTCCCAGGCGGTGGCCTTGGCGCCGCTTTCGCAAAATTCGAAGGGGTGCGGATTGGCCGGCTTGGCCCAGGCGCAGCTGACGCAGGCGAAACCGTCGGGCTTGTTCTGCTTGAGCAGCAGGCGGCTATCTTTCAGCGGCACCCCCTGGTCGAGCAAGATGGTCGTGACTTCGCTGACCGAGCCCCAGCCGCCGGCCGGCATGCTCGGGTCTTCGATGCGTAGATCTCCTGAACGTGTGCTCATCGCAAATCCTCCTTGGTGAACGCCCACCCTAGCCGCGTCCGCCATTGCGCTCGGTGCGCTATTTGACCTTCACGGCGAATGTTCGGGACAAATCTCGGACAACTATCCAGCGAAAATTCTTGCAGGAATTTCAAATGGCGGGCCGCTCGATATCGCGCAAAACCCGCGCCTGCGATGGCCTTGTTGAGCACCGCCGGCCTGGATAGATTGGTCACACGAGCTCATGCACTACGCATGGCAGTTACTGCAATCAACTATATAAGGAGCACGCGATGAAACGTTTCCTGCCCAGCCTGATCGGTGTGATTCAGCGCTTCGGGACCGGCCCGGGACGCAACTTGCTGGGCAGCGCCATGCTGGCGGCGGCGCTGG
Above is a genomic segment from Massilia sp. H6 containing:
- a CDS encoding NADH-quinone oxidoreductase subunit C — translated: MTTKLETLELALKHALGEGAVIHTALGEVTVVVKAADYLASMQTLRDAPTLRFEQLIDLCGVDYSQYGEGTWDGARYAVVSHLLSIEHNWRVRVRVFCTDEDMPLVESVTGIWRAANWYEREAFDLFGILFDGHGDLRRILTDYGFIGHPFRKDFPVTGYVEMRYDPEQKRVIYQPVTIEPRENIPRVIREETYGTK
- a CDS encoding NADH-quinone oxidoreductase subunit A encodes the protein MNLENYFPVLLFILVGIGVGVAPQVLGRLLGPHRPDAAKLSPYECGFEAFEDARMKFDVRYYLVAILFILFDLETAFFFPWGVSMRELGWTGFITMMVFIAEFVVGFWYIWKKGALDWE
- a CDS encoding NAD(P)H-quinone oxidoreductase, with amino-acid sequence MRAIEITQPGAPDVLQLCERPMPVLKAGEVLIKVHAAGINRPDVLQRLGKYPVPPGASDLPGLEVAGEIVDGDYASAGFKLGDMVCALVQGGGYAEYCSAPAEQCLPIPEGLTALEAASLPETFFTVWTNVFDRAQLAPGETLLVQGGSSGIGVTAIQLATALGHRVFATAGSDEKCRACEALGAERGINYRTEDFAAVVKELTGGKGVDVILDMVAGDYLAREIDCLADDGRIALIALLGGAKAEIDLGQVLRRRLHISGSTLRPRPVAFKGEIARKLRAQAWPLFAQGKLKPVIYRSFPLGQASEAHALMESSTHIGKIVLEVL
- a CDS encoding MYG1 family protein translates to MVIVTHNGKFHADDAWAVAALHILFPEADIVRTRDSAIIDAADFVVDVGGTWDPARGRFDHHQKGFEGARASGVPYASAGLVWREYGARCVAALAAAHAGHQMDADAAQQLAHAIDNDIVQYLDLSDVGAARNAPGGYGMSAVVSGYNPNWMDEQRLGYGLEAEAYRLAQFRKAMAFLTDVMTNAVKYRVGAMLALAQVRQSEAMEDGRLLFLKNAALPWSSVVRKEMPKVLFVLSHSLSEDRYMLHTVPATTDTFDARADLPAPWAGLRDDELAAVTGVPDAKFCHNGRFIAAAKSYGGAYAMAQQALHAVDQGLTPLFDAREARMPLSS
- a CDS encoding NADH-quinone oxidoreductase subunit B family protein, yielding MAIEGVLNEGFITTTADKLINWARTGSMFPMTFGLACCAVEMMHVGAARYDLDRFGIVFRPSPRQSDVMIVAGTLCNKMAPALRKVYDQMAEPRWVISMGSCANGGGYYHYSYSVVRGCDRIVPVDVYVPGCPPTAEALLYGIMQLQNKIKRTNTIAR
- the fdhD gene encoding formate dehydrogenase accessory sulfurtransferase FdhD, coding for MNPGDACFTPEGASRLPANCWSDGRLDASDEVVADEVPVALSYNGISHAVMLASPQDLEDFALGFSLGERIVRHARDIYDIEVEPTCSGIAIEMRIAAGALARLKHSRRARLGKTGCGLCGVESLAWFDDEALDPPQCPAPSSALSCAFEHAALHRAMAAMAARQRLHHATGAVHAAGWASRDGTLLCVREDVGRHNALDKLVGALAAAGQDRSDGFAVVTSRASFEMVQKAARAGFPVLAAISAPTALAVKLAEQAGLSLAGFVRGGRHVLYTHAQRFGAKAV
- a CDS encoding catalase, with the protein product MAKSKKAPGSTAGAGSILSSMGGPSDPTPPTTLGSNDPVAQRLLEKTAAGQELSADMPFNPNKPGEYGDAARTPQSGATAKPSTPSATGSTSSEIVQSDKVGSGQPPQGSNPGNDPLDRVRVDASERHLTTNQGVPVADNQHSLKIGLRGPTAMEDFILREKITHFDHERIPERVVHARGSAAHGFFEAYEDLSAVTRAAPFKAKGKRTPVFVRFSTVAGERGSTDLARDVRGFAVKFYTDEGNWDLVGNNMPVFFIQDAMKFPDLVHAVKPEPHHGMPQAASAHDTFWDFASLSPEIAHMLMWVMSDRAIPRSYRTMQGFGVHTFRLINAQGESQFCKFHWTPMQGTHSLVWDEAVKISGADADFHRRDLWEAIEAGNFPEWELGLQIFSEEQSQSFGFDILDPTKLVPEELVPVQKVGRMVLDRNPDNFFAETEQVAYCTAHIIPGIDFSNDPLLQGRIHSYLDTQLSRLGGPNFHEIPINAPIVQVQNNQRDGMHRQAIHRGRVAYEPNSLAGGCPFQAGSKGFTSFPERVAEDKVRGNPELFADHYSQARLFYASQSPAEQAHIANAFRFELTRVQTVAIRVRMLAMLANVDDALVAKVAEGLGLEVPDPLPLATDAEMPSYPPSPSLSLLSRAGITGVRTRRVAIFVAPGVDGAQVQSLYASLVMDGAVPRLVGNMLGKVKAADGSALDVEVSLEAGPSVLYDALIVPDGAKAVEALARNAHAIDFVREQYRHCKPIMVLGAGENLLDKAMVPKALPDGSDDPGLIIGDAAKADAALDAFKEALAGHRAFARETDPPTV
- the tpiA gene encoding triose-phosphate isomerase, which gives rise to MRSKLVVGNWKMNGSRAANATLLTGILDGLLDARAAAAVCVPAPYLYQCQDLLQGSALAWGAQDVSCQPSGAYTGEVCASMLEEFGCRYVILGHSERRAYHGESSELVAKKAEAVLKAGMTPIVCVGETLEQREAGQTMEVVGAQLGAVLERIGPDAVASIVVAYEPVWAIGTGKTATPEMAQEVHAALRQKLRACNAEAAEDVLVLYGGSMKPDNAADLMAQPDIDGGLIGGAALKAADFLAIIRAAP
- the secG gene encoding preprotein translocase subunit SecG, whose protein sequence is MNTLFNLVIVVQVISALLIIGLVLVQHGKGADMGAAFGSGASGSLFGASGSSNFLSKSTAVAAAIFFASTLALAYFSNGRTATGADGGVMERVTVPSSKAPAAGIPNDIPGAGPNAGATTVVPANDIPQTPGVAIPAAPGQDAPAPAAPATAPAPATK